A genomic stretch from Streptomyces sp. QL37 includes:
- a CDS encoding chitosanase, with amino-acid sequence MHHPHNSTSRRTTRFIRTAGLAALALGLTFTAIPATAHAGAPTPPAAHLEAAATGLDDPAKKDIAMRLVSSAENSTLDWKAQYGYIEDIGDGRGYTAGIIGFCSGTGDMLDLVELYTERKPGNVLAAYLPALRAVDGTDSHEGLDPGFTGHWAEAASDPAFQQAQNDERDRVYFDPAVRQGKADGLGTLGQFAYYDAIVMHGGGSDGTSFGSIRERALAQASPPSQGGDEVAYLDAFLDARVWAMKQEEAHSDTSRVDTAQRVFLRNGNLDLDPPLDWQVYGDSFHIG; translated from the coding sequence GTGCATCACCCCCACAACAGCACCTCACGTCGCACCACCCGATTCATCCGCACCGCCGGACTCGCCGCGCTGGCCCTCGGGCTGACCTTCACCGCGATTCCGGCCACCGCTCACGCCGGCGCCCCCACGCCGCCGGCCGCACACCTGGAGGCAGCCGCGACCGGACTCGACGACCCCGCGAAGAAGGACATCGCGATGCGGCTGGTGTCCAGCGCGGAGAACTCCACGCTGGACTGGAAGGCCCAGTACGGCTACATCGAGGACATCGGCGACGGCCGCGGCTACACCGCCGGCATCATCGGATTCTGCTCCGGCACCGGGGACATGCTCGACCTGGTGGAGCTGTACACCGAGCGGAAGCCGGGCAACGTCCTGGCCGCGTACCTGCCCGCCCTGAGGGCGGTGGACGGCACGGACTCTCACGAGGGACTGGACCCCGGCTTCACCGGCCACTGGGCCGAGGCCGCGTCGGATCCCGCCTTCCAGCAGGCGCAGAACGACGAGCGCGACCGGGTCTACTTCGACCCGGCGGTGCGCCAGGGCAAGGCCGACGGGCTCGGCACGCTGGGCCAGTTCGCGTACTACGACGCCATCGTGATGCACGGCGGCGGCAGCGACGGCACGAGCTTCGGCTCGATCAGGGAGAGGGCGCTGGCCCAGGCGAGCCCGCCGTCGCAGGGCGGCGACGAGGTGGCCTACCTCGACGCGTTCCTGGACGCCCGGGTCTGGGCGATGAAGCAGGAGGAGGCCCACTCGGACACCAGCCGGGTGGACACGGCCCAGCGGGTGTTCCTGCGGAACGGCAATCTGGATCTCGATCCGCCACTGGACTGGCAGGTCTACGGCGACAGCTTCCACATCGGCTGA
- a CDS encoding chitosanase, translating to MKHRRLALAAVAALVLTGCSGSGSGSPEKGLDDPAKKDIAMRLVSSAENSTLDWKAQYGYIEDIGDGRGYTAGIIGFCSGTGDLLKVVERYTAERPENALQDFLPALRAVNGSDSHEGLGSAFTEAWAEAAADPAFRSAQDAERDSSYFDPAVERAEADGLSALGQFIYYDAYVMHGYADTPGTVGFRTIRAQALAETDPPSEGGDEEAYLNAFLDARVAAIREEPSHSDTSRVETAQRVFVREGKLQLETPLAWKVYGEGFRIDGG from the coding sequence GTGAAGCACAGACGTCTCGCCCTCGCCGCCGTCGCGGCCCTCGTCCTGACCGGCTGCTCGGGGTCCGGGTCCGGCTCCCCCGAGAAAGGGCTCGACGACCCCGCGAAGAAGGACATCGCGATGCGGCTCGTGTCCAGCGCGGAGAACTCCACGCTGGACTGGAAGGCCCAGTACGGCTACATCGAGGACATCGGCGACGGCCGCGGCTACACCGCCGGCATCATCGGATTCTGCTCCGGCACGGGCGATCTGCTGAAGGTCGTCGAGCGCTACACGGCGGAGCGTCCGGAGAACGCGCTCCAGGACTTCCTGCCGGCGCTGCGCGCGGTGAACGGCAGCGACTCGCACGAGGGGCTCGGCAGCGCCTTCACCGAGGCCTGGGCGGAGGCCGCCGCGGACCCCGCCTTCCGTTCGGCACAGGACGCCGAGCGGGACAGCTCCTACTTCGACCCTGCGGTCGAGCGGGCCGAGGCCGACGGGCTCAGCGCCCTGGGGCAGTTCATCTACTACGACGCCTACGTGATGCACGGTTACGCCGACACCCCCGGCACGGTCGGCTTCCGGACGATACGTGCCCAGGCCCTCGCCGAGACCGATCCGCCCTCCGAGGGCGGCGACGAGGAGGCGTACCTCAACGCCTTCCTGGACGCCCGGGTGGCCGCGATCCGCGAGGAGCCGTCGCACAGCGACACCAGCCGGGTGGAGACCGCGCAACGCGTCTTCGTACGCGAGGGGAAGCTCCAGTTGGAGACCCCGCTGGCGTGGAAGGTCTACGGGGAGGGTTTCCGCATCGACGGCGGCTGA
- a CDS encoding nucleobase:cation symporter-2 family protein yields the protein MAQPATGPAKGPCNAPPTAAGTAVHPVDEKLPPSRLVPAALQHIAAMYAGVVTPPLIIGQAVGLDAAGMTRLIAASLLIAGLATLLQTLGAGRFAGNRLPFVNAASSAGIAPMLAIAETSAPGRQLPAIYGAVLVAGVFCLAVGPFFGRLLRFFPPLVTGVVITLIGVTLMPVPVGWAQGGDATADDFGAMKYLALAAFTLVVILLIQRFGRGFVKQVALLAGMFIGTLAAIPFGLADFSALGSAPVAALPTPFAFGPPEFQPAAILSLCIVMLVLMTESSAGMLALGEICDRRTDGPTITRGLRTDGIATLLGPVFGGFPTSAFAQNVGVVSLTRVRSRYVVAAAGGALIVLGAFPVLGAVVSLVPMPVLGGAGIVLFGSIAVSGIRTLSEAGLDDSSNIILVAVALGAGIIPLAAPGFYAGFPSWAQTVLGSGISAGALVAVLLNLFFHHLGTHSRNAVALKSS from the coding sequence ATGGCACAGCCTGCAACGGGGCCGGCGAAAGGCCCATGTAACGCACCACCGACCGCTGCCGGCACGGCAGTTCACCCGGTGGACGAGAAGCTTCCGCCCTCGCGGCTCGTTCCCGCCGCGCTCCAGCACATCGCCGCCATGTACGCGGGCGTCGTCACCCCTCCGCTCATCATCGGCCAGGCCGTCGGACTCGACGCGGCCGGCATGACCCGGCTGATCGCGGCGAGTCTCCTGATCGCCGGACTGGCCACCCTCCTCCAGACCCTCGGCGCCGGACGCTTCGCCGGGAACCGGCTGCCCTTCGTCAACGCGGCGTCCTCCGCCGGGATCGCGCCGATGCTCGCCATCGCGGAGACCAGCGCCCCCGGCCGCCAACTCCCCGCGATCTACGGGGCGGTACTCGTCGCAGGGGTCTTCTGCCTGGCCGTCGGCCCGTTCTTCGGACGGCTGCTGCGCTTCTTCCCGCCGCTCGTGACCGGGGTCGTCATCACCCTCATCGGCGTCACGCTGATGCCGGTGCCCGTCGGCTGGGCCCAGGGAGGCGACGCCACCGCCGACGACTTCGGCGCCATGAAGTATCTGGCGCTGGCCGCCTTCACCCTCGTCGTCATCCTGCTGATCCAGCGCTTCGGCCGCGGCTTCGTCAAGCAAGTGGCCCTGCTCGCAGGCATGTTCATCGGCACGCTGGCCGCCATCCCGTTCGGACTCGCCGACTTCTCCGCGCTCGGATCCGCACCCGTCGCCGCCCTGCCCACGCCCTTCGCCTTCGGGCCGCCCGAGTTCCAGCCCGCCGCGATCCTCTCCCTCTGCATCGTGATGCTCGTGCTGATGACGGAGTCGTCCGCCGGCATGCTGGCGCTCGGCGAGATCTGCGACCGGCGCACCGACGGCCCCACCATCACCCGCGGTCTGCGCACCGACGGCATCGCCACCCTCCTCGGCCCCGTCTTCGGGGGCTTCCCGACCAGCGCCTTCGCGCAGAACGTCGGAGTCGTCTCCCTGACGCGGGTACGCAGCCGGTACGTGGTGGCCGCCGCGGGCGGCGCCCTGATCGTCCTGGGCGCCTTCCCCGTCCTCGGGGCGGTCGTCTCCCTCGTCCCGATGCCCGTGCTCGGCGGGGCCGGCATCGTCCTGTTCGGGTCGATCGCGGTGAGCGGCATCCGGACCCTGTCCGAGGCGGGGCTCGACGACAGCTCCAACATCATCCTCGTGGCCGTGGCACTCGGCGCGGGCATCATCCCGCTCGCGGCACCCGGCTTCTACGCGGGATTCCCGTCCTGGGCGCAGACCGTGCTCGGCTCCGGCATCAGTGCGGGAGCGCTCGTGGCGGTCCTGCTCAATCTGTTCTTCCATCATCTCGGCACCCACAGCCGTAACGCTGTGGCACTCAAATCCTCCTAG
- the pucL gene encoding urate oxidase, whose product MPTILGQNQYGKAENRVVKITRDGDTHHIKDLNVSVALSGDMDDVHYSGSNANVLPTDTTKNTVFAFAKEHGIESAEQFGIHLARHFVSSQEPIEVARIRIEEYAWERIATSDGNSKFIGADEVKHSFVRKGQETRTTQITFDGEKWEVISGLKDLTVMNSTNSEFWGYVKDKYTTLKEAYDRILATDVSARWRYNWTSDEERMPNWEKSYEQTRKHMLQAFAETYSLSLQQTLYQMGSRIINSRSEIDEIRFSLPNNHHFLVDLEPFGLKNDNEVYFAADRPYGLIEATVLRDGVEPKIPVDMTNL is encoded by the coding sequence ATGCCCACGATTCTCGGCCAGAACCAGTACGGCAAAGCAGAGAACCGCGTCGTCAAGATCACGCGGGACGGCGACACCCACCACATAAAGGACCTCAACGTCTCGGTCGCCCTCTCCGGCGACATGGACGACGTCCACTACTCCGGCTCCAACGCCAACGTCCTGCCGACCGACACCACCAAGAACACGGTGTTCGCCTTCGCCAAGGAACACGGCATCGAGTCGGCCGAGCAGTTCGGCATCCACCTCGCCCGGCACTTCGTGTCCTCGCAGGAGCCGATCGAGGTGGCCCGGATCAGGATCGAGGAGTACGCCTGGGAGCGCATCGCGACCTCCGACGGCAACTCCAAGTTCATCGGCGCCGACGAGGTCAAGCACTCCTTCGTCCGCAAGGGCCAGGAGACGCGCACCACCCAGATCACCTTCGACGGTGAGAAGTGGGAGGTCATCTCCGGCCTCAAGGACCTCACCGTCATGAACTCCACCAACTCGGAGTTCTGGGGTTACGTCAAGGACAAGTACACGACCCTGAAGGAGGCGTACGACCGCATCCTCGCGACCGACGTCTCCGCCAGGTGGCGGTACAACTGGACCAGCGACGAAGAGCGCATGCCGAACTGGGAGAAGTCCTACGAGCAGACGCGCAAGCACATGCTCCAGGCCTTCGCGGAGACGTACTCGCTCTCCCTCCAGCAGACCCTGTACCAGATGGGTTCGCGCATCATCAACAGCCGCAGCGAGATCGACGAGATCCGGTTCTCACTGCCGAACAACCACCACTTCCTCGTCGATCTGGAGCCCTTCGGCCTCAAGAACGACAACGAGGTGTACTTCGCAGCCGACCGTCCGTACGGCCTCATCGAGGCGACGGTGCTCCGGGACGGCGTCGAGCCGAAGATCCCGGTCGACATGACCAACCTCTGA
- a CDS encoding nucleobase:cation symporter-2 family protein codes for MAAKPRFRKNAVDADAVAVGAGQGEPDRKHPVDETLPPLRMFTSGLQHVAAMYAGVVAPPMIVGPAVGLSAKETAFLMGASLFTAGIATLLQTLGFWRIGAKLPFVNGVSFAGVTPMIAIGKDRGHDGIAVIFGAIIVAGLLGFVLAPYFCKLVRFFPPVVTGTVITLIGVSLLPVAFNWSQGGNATADDYGSMTNITMAAVTLVIVLALRKLLRGFLQQIAILLGLVIGTLIAIPAGITDFGALGDADVVGFPTPFHFGAPQFEIAAIISMCIVMLVCMTESTADMLALGKIVGRPADERTIEGGLRADTLGSAVSPLFNGFMCSAFAQNIGLVAMTKVRSRFVVAAGGVILVLLGLVPVAASVIALVPLPVLGGAGIVLFGSVAASGIQTLATAALEKGENALIVAAAVGVGLIPIAAPDFYHAFPEDLLVVLDSGISTGCVVAIVLNLAFNHWGRRPDEEPEPETGVPDSEQPKDPMALPVAH; via the coding sequence GTGGCAGCTAAGCCCAGGTTTCGCAAGAACGCAGTCGACGCAGACGCAGTAGCAGTAGGCGCAGGACAAGGAGAGCCGGACCGGAAGCACCCGGTCGACGAGACGCTCCCGCCTCTCAGGATGTTCACCAGCGGCCTTCAGCACGTGGCCGCGATGTACGCGGGCGTGGTGGCCCCGCCCATGATCGTGGGGCCCGCCGTGGGCCTCAGCGCCAAGGAGACCGCCTTCCTCATGGGGGCGAGCCTCTTCACCGCGGGGATAGCCACCCTGCTCCAGACCCTCGGCTTCTGGCGAATAGGTGCCAAACTGCCGTTCGTGAACGGTGTCTCGTTCGCCGGGGTCACCCCGATGATCGCGATAGGCAAGGACCGGGGGCACGACGGCATCGCCGTCATCTTCGGCGCGATCATCGTCGCCGGTCTGCTCGGTTTCGTCCTCGCCCCGTACTTCTGCAAACTCGTGCGGTTCTTCCCGCCCGTCGTCACCGGCACCGTCATCACGCTGATCGGCGTCTCGCTGCTCCCGGTCGCCTTCAACTGGTCGCAGGGCGGCAACGCCACCGCCGACGACTACGGCTCGATGACGAACATCACGATGGCCGCCGTCACCCTCGTGATCGTGCTGGCCCTGCGCAAACTGCTGCGGGGCTTCCTCCAGCAGATCGCCATCCTGCTCGGCCTGGTCATCGGCACCCTGATCGCGATCCCGGCCGGCATCACCGACTTCGGGGCACTGGGCGACGCCGACGTGGTCGGCTTCCCGACACCGTTCCACTTCGGCGCACCGCAGTTCGAGATCGCCGCCATCATCTCGATGTGCATCGTGATGCTGGTCTGTATGACCGAGTCCACCGCCGACATGCTGGCCCTCGGCAAGATCGTCGGCCGTCCTGCGGACGAGCGGACCATCGAGGGCGGACTGCGCGCCGACACCCTGGGCAGCGCCGTCAGCCCGCTCTTCAACGGCTTCATGTGCAGCGCGTTCGCCCAGAACATCGGGCTGGTCGCCATGACCAAGGTCCGCAGCCGGTTCGTCGTCGCAGCGGGCGGAGTCATCCTGGTGCTGCTCGGGCTGGTCCCCGTGGCCGCGTCCGTCATCGCACTCGTGCCGCTCCCGGTCCTCGGCGGCGCGGGCATCGTGCTCTTCGGCTCGGTCGCCGCGAGCGGGATCCAGACGCTGGCCACCGCCGCCCTGGAGAAGGGCGAGAACGCCCTGATCGTCGCGGCGGCCGTCGGCGTCGGCCTCATCCCGATCGCCGCGCCGGACTTCTACCACGCCTTCCCCGAGGACCTGCTCGTCGTCCTGGACTCGGGCATCTCCACCGGCTGCGTGGTGGCGATCGTGCTGAACCTGGCCTTCAACCACTGGGGCCGGCGGCCGGACGAGGAGCCGGAGCCGGAGACGGGGGTGCCGGACAGCGAACAGCCGAAGGACCCGATGGCCCTGCCCGTCGCACACTGA
- a CDS encoding 8-oxoguanine deaminase, with protein MAASADPQRIVIENCSIATVDAHDTEYASGHVVVAGNRIESVGAGKAPEGLGGVVRRVDGTGHLVTPGLVNTHHHFYQWITRGLATDHNLFDWLVALYPTWARIDEPMARAAAQGSLAMMARGGVTTAMDHHYVYPRGSGDLSGAIIGAARDMGVRFTLARGSMDRSEKDGGLPPDFAVETLDGALAATEATIDEHHDTAFGAMTQIAVAPCSPFSVSTELMRQGAELARRRGVRLHTHGSETVEEEQFCKELFGMGPTDYFESTGWLGDDVWMAHCVHMNDSDIAAFARTGTGVAHCPSSNARLAAGIARVPDMLAAGVPVGLGVDGTASNESGELHTELRNALLINRLGAHREKALDARQALRLGTYGGAQVLGRADEIGSLEPGKLADLVLWKLDTLAHASIADPVTALVFGAAAPVTLSLVNGRTVVEDNRLTTVDEDAIARATRDEARRLAQIAAGA; from the coding sequence ATGGCAGCATCGGCAGACCCGCAGCGCATCGTCATCGAGAACTGTTCCATCGCCACGGTCGACGCCCACGACACCGAGTACGCGTCCGGGCACGTCGTCGTGGCGGGCAACCGCATCGAGTCCGTCGGCGCGGGCAAGGCTCCGGAGGGCCTCGGAGGCGTCGTACGGCGCGTCGACGGTACGGGCCACCTGGTCACGCCGGGCCTGGTCAACACCCACCACCACTTCTACCAGTGGATCACCCGGGGCCTGGCGACCGACCACAACCTCTTCGACTGGCTGGTCGCGCTGTACCCGACGTGGGCACGCATCGACGAGCCGATGGCCCGCGCGGCCGCCCAGGGGTCGCTCGCGATGATGGCCCGCGGCGGGGTGACCACCGCGATGGACCACCACTACGTCTACCCCCGTGGCTCCGGCGACCTTTCCGGCGCGATCATCGGCGCCGCCCGTGACATGGGCGTACGCTTCACCCTCGCCCGCGGCTCCATGGACCGCAGCGAGAAGGACGGCGGGCTGCCGCCGGACTTCGCCGTGGAGACCCTCGACGGGGCGCTCGCCGCCACCGAGGCCACCATCGACGAACACCACGACACCGCGTTCGGCGCGATGACGCAGATCGCGGTCGCCCCCTGCTCGCCCTTCTCCGTGTCCACCGAACTGATGCGCCAGGGCGCCGAGTTGGCCCGCCGCCGCGGCGTGCGGCTGCACACGCACGGCTCGGAGACCGTCGAGGAGGAGCAGTTCTGCAAGGAGCTGTTCGGGATGGGGCCGACCGACTACTTCGAGTCGACCGGCTGGCTCGGTGACGACGTGTGGATGGCGCACTGCGTCCACATGAACGACTCCGACATCGCCGCCTTCGCCCGCACCGGCACCGGCGTCGCACACTGCCCGTCCTCCAACGCCCGCCTCGCCGCCGGCATCGCACGCGTCCCCGACATGCTCGCCGCCGGCGTCCCGGTCGGGCTCGGCGTCGACGGCACCGCGTCCAACGAGTCCGGCGAACTCCACACCGAACTGCGCAACGCCCTCCTCATCAACCGCCTCGGCGCCCACCGCGAGAAGGCCCTCGACGCGCGCCAGGCCCTGCGCCTCGGCACGTACGGCGGCGCTCAGGTCCTCGGGCGGGCCGACGAGATCGGCTCCCTGGAACCGGGGAAGCTCGCCGACCTCGTGCTCTGGAAGCTGGACACCCTGGCCCACGCCTCCATCGCCGACCCCGTGACCGCCCTGGTCTTCGGCGCCGCGGCCCCCGTCACCCTCTCCCTCGTCAACGGCAGGACCGTCGTCGAGGACAACCGCCTCACCACCGTGGACGAGGACGCCATCGCCCGCGCGACCCGTGACGAGGCCAGGCGCCTCGCACAGATCGCCGCCGGCGCCTGA
- a CDS encoding alpha/beta hydrolase has translation MEDQSVVDVGEVRLAYRTWGDPFGSPVVLLHGLGGSSLSWEAVGTLLGEEWRVYAIDLRGHGESDWPDEYGFEQMRDDVLEFLDACELDRVGLVGHSMGGVVAYLLAEEHADRVERLVLVETPPPFPGQPVTDDRPEGPVDYDENAVPAVRAQVAEPDPRWEQELGQIVAPTLMIAGGPESSMPQDRLADMASLIPDCRLLTLGGGHHVHKKHADQVAQQITEFFTS, from the coding sequence ATGGAAGATCAGTCTGTTGTGGACGTCGGCGAAGTGCGGCTGGCGTACCGGACCTGGGGCGATCCCTTCGGGTCGCCCGTCGTCCTCTTGCACGGCCTCGGCGGTTCGTCCCTGAGCTGGGAAGCCGTCGGCACCCTGCTCGGCGAGGAGTGGCGGGTGTACGCCATCGATCTGCGCGGCCACGGCGAGAGCGACTGGCCCGACGAGTACGGCTTCGAGCAGATGCGGGACGACGTCCTGGAGTTCCTCGACGCCTGCGAGCTCGACCGGGTCGGCCTCGTCGGCCACTCGATGGGCGGGGTGGTCGCCTATCTGCTCGCCGAGGAGCACGCGGACCGGGTGGAGCGCCTGGTGCTGGTCGAGACCCCGCCGCCGTTCCCGGGGCAGCCGGTGACCGACGACCGCCCCGAAGGCCCGGTGGACTACGACGAGAACGCCGTGCCGGCCGTCCGCGCCCAGGTCGCCGAACCGGATCCCCGGTGGGAGCAGGAGCTGGGGCAGATCGTCGCCCCGACGCTGATGATCGCGGGGGGCCCGGAGAGCAGCATGCCGCAGGACAGGCTGGCCGACATGGCCTCGCTCATCCCCGACTGCCGGCTGCTCACCCTGGGCGGCGGTCACCATGTGCACAAGAAGCACGCGGACCAGGTGGCCCAGCAGATCACCGAGTTCTTCACCAGCTGA
- a CDS encoding QsdR family transcriptional regulator, producing MRGARASRRVVTRGHVVQGACGFFLRHGTVDMDALALDLAVSRATLYRVVGSRDALLADVLWELAEHLLDRARRRRTRAGVDGVLEITRHFVTALRGSVPFECFLRAEPETARRLLTGGCVHRRAVLAQRGILLEAGERDRLWPRSGIDDLAYLYVRVVESTLYAELLSSRRPDLALAERTARALLQQTRRASPDAI from the coding sequence ATGCGAGGTGCGCGGGCTTCCCGGCGTGTGGTCACCCGGGGCCATGTCGTGCAGGGAGCCTGCGGGTTCTTCCTGCGGCACGGCACGGTGGACATGGACGCGCTCGCCCTGGACCTCGCGGTCAGCCGGGCCACCCTCTACCGCGTGGTCGGCAGCCGGGACGCGCTCCTGGCCGATGTGCTGTGGGAGCTGGCCGAACACCTCCTGGACCGGGCGAGGCGCCGGCGTACCCGGGCGGGTGTGGACGGTGTCCTGGAGATCACCCGCCACTTCGTCACGGCCCTGCGCGGTTCCGTCCCCTTCGAGTGCTTCCTGCGGGCCGAACCCGAGACGGCGCGGCGCCTGCTGACCGGCGGCTGCGTACACCGGCGGGCCGTCCTCGCCCAGCGCGGCATCCTGCTGGAAGCGGGGGAGCGGGACCGCCTCTGGCCCCGTTCCGGCATCGACGATCTGGCCTACCTCTACGTCAGGGTCGTCGAATCCACCCTCTACGCCGAGCTGCTGAGCAGCCGCCGGCCGGACCTCGCCCTGGCCGAACGCACTGCCCGTGCCCTTCTCCAGCAAACCCGCCGAGCGTCACCGGACGCGATCTGA
- a CDS encoding TIGR03086 family metal-binding protein, translating into METNSTTMPGIDLGPAARQVQELIGAIDDGQLDGPTPCPDYAVRELLGHLLGLTVAFRDAARKKSGPTTGTPPASAPPALPADWRTALPPLLDELVAAWRSPAALEGMTRAGGVDLPGEVAGMVARNELVVHGWDLARATGQEFRADEASLRASEAMLEPGDDDRSGPDAIFGPPVPVPADAPLADRVIALSGRRPGWRPGD; encoded by the coding sequence ATGGAAACGAACAGCACGACCATGCCCGGCATCGATCTCGGACCGGCGGCGAGGCAGGTCCAGGAGCTGATCGGCGCGATCGACGACGGGCAGCTGGACGGCCCGACCCCCTGTCCCGACTACGCGGTACGGGAGCTGCTCGGGCACCTGCTGGGGCTGACCGTCGCCTTCCGCGACGCGGCACGCAAGAAGTCCGGCCCGACGACCGGCACCCCGCCGGCATCGGCGCCGCCGGCGCTGCCCGCCGACTGGCGTACGGCGTTGCCGCCGCTGCTGGACGAGCTGGTCGCGGCCTGGCGCTCCCCGGCCGCGCTGGAGGGCATGACCCGGGCGGGCGGGGTGGATCTCCCCGGCGAGGTCGCCGGGATGGTCGCGCGCAACGAGCTGGTCGTGCACGGCTGGGACCTGGCCAGGGCGACGGGACAGGAGTTCCGGGCGGACGAGGCGAGCCTCCGCGCCTCGGAGGCGATGCTGGAGCCCGGGGACGACGACAGGTCCGGCCCCGACGCGATCTTCGGACCGCCGGTCCCCGTCCCGGCCGACGCACCGCTGGCCGACCGGGTGATCGCGCTGAGCGGGCGCCGGCCCGGCTGGCGGCCGGGCGACTGA
- a CDS encoding GPP34 family phosphoprotein, with product MTTAKDLFIITLDPRPEHAVGQGDLSLALAGAELIDLIGAGAVTVDGDRIVPGGPRTPDDALLGDAAAELTRQPPHERIEDWLWRRGQDLSAAYQAGLERDGELTRRRSGRSPFGSERVEPVDTPGRRRAADRWDAREPVLVALASAVGIDGGKSDEEPGLDDEAVTTVVAAVHDAVMELEAVRQRRTIENSAFANLWRGP from the coding sequence ATGACCACGGCGAAAGACCTGTTCATCATCACCCTGGACCCACGGCCGGAGCATGCCGTGGGGCAGGGCGACCTGTCCCTCGCACTCGCGGGAGCCGAGCTGATCGATCTCATCGGGGCGGGGGCCGTCACCGTGGACGGCGACCGCATCGTGCCGGGTGGGCCGCGGACGCCGGACGACGCGCTCCTCGGCGACGCCGCGGCGGAGCTCACCCGGCAACCGCCCCACGAGCGGATCGAGGACTGGCTGTGGCGCCGGGGCCAGGACCTCTCGGCCGCGTACCAGGCCGGTCTTGAGAGGGACGGCGAGCTGACGCGCAGGCGGAGCGGCCGGTCGCCCTTCGGCTCGGAGCGTGTCGAACCGGTCGATACGCCCGGCCGCCGCCGGGCGGCCGACCGCTGGGATGCGAGGGAACCCGTCCTGGTCGCGCTCGCCTCGGCCGTTGGAATCGACGGCGGCAAATCCGATGAGGAGCCCGGCCTCGACGACGAGGCGGTGACGACCGTGGTGGCCGCCGTCCATGACGCGGTGATGGAGCTGGAGGCCGTACGCCAGAGGCGGACCATCGAGAACTCCGCCTTCGCCAACCTCTGGCGCGGACCGTGA
- a CDS encoding fibronectin type III domain-containing protein has product MEGITVQRPHARTALACSATLLIAGLTACGGPAEADTKSPTAPTGVTAQAGSATSAHVMWERASDNEGITGYDVYREGKKAASVAATKLMTDIDGLTASTAYTFTVRARDAAGNLSAPSAAAAVTTPAAAPADEEAPTGPTKLRGTADSGRTVTLSWGGSTDDVGVTSYDVYQEDSRIHSVPGTRTTARLTGLRPGTVYTFTVRARDAADRSSPDSNALDLTTPSAPGAPASTAPTGLRTTTTAQGEEYLVDLSWDQPDTGGTIPAYQLFLNGKLTTTIVWGGTPPKGRATYRLTLTDPPGTRYSLKLRPKLPDGTWGDFSAQRTVVLRG; this is encoded by the coding sequence ATGGAAGGCATCACCGTGCAACGCCCCCACGCACGCACCGCGTTGGCCTGTTCCGCCACGCTGCTCATCGCCGGTCTCACCGCCTGCGGCGGACCCGCGGAAGCGGACACCAAGAGCCCGACAGCCCCCACGGGAGTGACCGCACAGGCCGGCAGCGCCACCTCCGCCCACGTCATGTGGGAGCGGGCCTCCGACAACGAGGGGATCACCGGCTACGACGTCTACCGCGAGGGGAAGAAGGCCGCCTCGGTGGCCGCGACGAAGCTGATGACCGACATCGACGGTCTGACCGCGTCCACGGCCTACACCTTCACCGTCAGGGCCCGCGACGCCGCCGGCAACCTCTCCGCCCCGAGCGCGGCGGCCGCCGTCACCACGCCCGCCGCCGCGCCCGCCGACGAGGAGGCGCCGACCGGACCGACGAAGCTGCGGGGCACGGCGGACAGCGGCCGGACGGTCACCCTGTCCTGGGGCGGCTCCACGGACGACGTGGGCGTGACCTCGTACGACGTCTACCAGGAGGATTCCAGGATCCACAGCGTCCCGGGCACCCGGACCACGGCCCGGCTCACGGGCCTGCGCCCCGGGACCGTCTACACCTTCACCGTCCGCGCCCGCGACGCCGCCGACCGTTCCTCGCCGGACAGCAACGCGCTGGACCTCACCACCCCGTCCGCGCCGGGCGCCCCCGCGAGCACGGCACCCACCGGACTGCGGACGACGACGACGGCGCAGGGCGAGGAGTACCTCGTCGACCTCTCCTGGGACCAGCCGGACACCGGCGGCACGATTCCCGCGTACCAGCTCTTCCTGAACGGAAAGCTGACCACCACGATCGTCTGGGGCGGCACACCGCCCAAGGGCCGGGCGACGTACCGGCTCACCCTGACCGACCCGCCCGGCACCCGGTACTCGCTCAAGCTCCGGCCCAAGCTCCCCGACGGGACATGGGGCGACTTCTCGGCCCAGCGCACGGTGGTGCTCCGCGGCTGA